The following are encoded in a window of Chitinophagaceae bacterium genomic DNA:
- a CDS encoding beta-ketoacyl synthase, with protein sequence MTAIYIGSDNIVSPLGLTTAENFSRLTENISGVKEQDDAAMSEQPFYAALFEKGQDFVQNGQQAGLSRFENLLITSISDALEKSPVNASDEKTVLIISSTKGNISLLETEPYNRELQTRISLNTSAKLVAEYFGFINKPVIVSNACISGLLAILTGMRLIRSGQFEHAVIAGADVITKFVLSGFQSFQAISSSPCKPFDAARNGINLGEGAATVIISSHKNNSCGIKVSGGSVSNDANHISGPSRTGEELKLAISNAMHAAGLSSADIDFISAHGTATVYNDEMEAKALTLAGLQSVPVNSLKGYYGHTLGAAGLIESVIAIQSLKENMVVPTLGFETMGVTQPVNVCTTLLQKPLNNCLKTASGFGGCNAAMIFSKDYSD encoded by the coding sequence ATGACAGCAATTTATATTGGTTCAGATAATATTGTATCACCACTTGGTTTAACAACGGCCGAAAATTTTTCCCGGCTTACCGAAAATATTTCCGGGGTAAAGGAACAGGATGATGCCGCCATGTCTGAACAGCCCTTTTATGCAGCGTTGTTTGAAAAAGGACAGGACTTTGTGCAAAACGGGCAGCAGGCCGGTCTGTCCCGGTTTGAGAACCTGCTCATCACTTCCATCAGCGATGCACTGGAAAAGAGCCCTGTGAATGCTTCCGATGAAAAAACGGTTCTCATCATCTCTTCCACCAAGGGAAACATCAGTTTGCTGGAAACCGAACCGTACAACAGGGAATTACAGACCCGGATATCATTGAATACTTCTGCAAAACTTGTGGCGGAATATTTTGGATTCATCAACAAGCCTGTGATCGTTTCCAACGCCTGTATCTCAGGCCTGCTGGCTATTTTAACGGGTATGCGGCTTATACGATCCGGGCAATTTGAACATGCCGTTATTGCAGGGGCGGATGTTATAACGAAGTTCGTACTCTCAGGATTCCAGTCATTCCAGGCCATCAGTTCTTCGCCCTGTAAACCATTTGATGCTGCCAGAAACGGGATAAACCTTGGCGAAGGGGCAGCTACCGTGATAATAAGTTCCCATAAAAATAATTCCTGTGGAATAAAAGTGAGCGGCGGCTCTGTAAGCAATGATGCCAACCATATCTCGGGCCCCTCCCGTACCGGGGAGGAATTAAAACTTGCCATATCAAACGCCATGCATGCAGCGGGTTTGTCATCGGCAGATATTGATTTTATCTCAGCACATGGAACCGCTACGGTTTATAACGACGAGATGGAAGCGAAGGCATTAACACTGGCGGGACTGCAATCAGTACCGGTAAACAGCCTGAAGGGATACTACGGCCACACGCTGGGTGCAGCCGGGCTTATTGAATCGGTCATTGCCATACAATCATTAAAAGAGAATATGGTTGTGCCCACCCTTGGATTTGAGACCATGGGAGTAACACAGCCGGTGAATGTTTGCACTACGCTTTTACAAAAACCACTGAACAACTGCCTGAAAACAGCCTCTGGTTTTGGCGGGTGTAATGCAGCCATGATATTCAGTAAAGATTATTCAGATTAA
- a CDS encoding acyl-CoA thioesterase, whose translation MELTSRREILVRFNEADPLGIVWHGHYIRYFEDGREAFGETHGLKYLDVYQQGFVIPVVNVQCDFKKSLRYGDRVIVETWYVPCEAAKMKFTYRLFNAATGDLVATGSSVQVFLSKDDSVLQLSNPPFFEEWKRKHGLD comes from the coding sequence ATGGAATTAACCAGCAGAAGGGAGATCTTAGTACGGTTTAATGAAGCAGATCCGTTGGGCATTGTATGGCACGGCCACTATATCCGTTATTTTGAAGATGGCAGGGAAGCATTTGGCGAAACCCATGGTTTGAAATACCTGGATGTGTACCAGCAGGGCTTTGTGATCCCGGTGGTGAATGTACAATGTGATTTTAAAAAATCATTGCGCTATGGCGACCGCGTAATTGTGGAAACATGGTATGTGCCCTGCGAAGCCGCTAAAATGAAATTCACGTACCGGCTGTTTAACGCTGCAACAGGAGACCTGGTTGCAACCGGTTCTTCCGTCCAGGTTTTTTTAAGCAAGGACGATTCGGTACTTCAATTGTCTAACCCCCCGTTTTTTGAGGAATGGAAAAGGAAACACGGGCTGGATTAA
- a CDS encoding 3-hydroxyacyl-ACP dehydratase: MATENILELIPQKPPFVMVDELLACADNTATTRLTIRADNIFVQDGEFKEPGLVENIAQTAAARSGYVSKTENRPVPVGYIGAVNNLQVHALPGTGDELITEITIENQIFDVTLISGKITCNGNIIVQCTMKIFINQIKNPQS; encoded by the coding sequence ATGGCAACGGAGAACATACTGGAACTGATCCCTCAAAAACCACCCTTTGTGATGGTGGATGAGCTGTTGGCCTGTGCTGACAATACGGCCACCACCCGGCTAACCATACGGGCAGATAATATTTTTGTACAGGATGGTGAGTTTAAAGAGCCCGGCCTGGTGGAAAATATTGCACAGACAGCCGCCGCCCGTTCAGGCTATGTTTCTAAAACGGAGAACAGGCCGGTGCCCGTTGGTTATATCGGCGCTGTGAACAACCTGCAGGTGCATGCATTGCCCGGAACCGGCGATGAATTAATTACTGAAATTACCATAGAAAATCAGATTTTTGATGTAACATTAATATCCGGGAAAATAACCTGCAACGGAAATATTATCGTGCAGTGTACCATGAAAATATTTATTAATCAAATTAAAAATCCCCAATCATGA